Proteins from a genomic interval of Pseudodesulfovibrio nedwellii:
- a CDS encoding TAXI family TRAP transporter solute-binding subunit — protein MKRIIILALALAVVLGMSFSAHAKKRYVFGGGPAGGTFQVVANGIQVFEPVKNSENFSIKAQSSGGSVENLRTTNAGRVAFSTVYAGHVFLGRNGQMKNDPRKYEKVMAVGYLYGAPAQLVVRKGSGIKSTKDLEGKKVGVGNAGSGAFANCELFFTHMGVWDKIQRNAMGYNDAAQAFGNEQLDAFWLFTAFPSGAVIMAAQTNDIELIDLAADANATGYFEKYPYFGKLSVPAGTYRGVDQDVPSFFDSALLVANADVPEEVVYEMMSAVWSDAGLKHMLEQKKTFKDMSVANGIKGIDPNVIPLHPGAIKFWKEKGVLK, from the coding sequence ATGAAACGGATTATCATCCTGGCCCTTGCGCTTGCCGTTGTCCTCGGCATGTCTTTTTCTGCGCATGCGAAAAAACGCTATGTCTTCGGCGGCGGGCCTGCTGGTGGAACCTTCCAGGTTGTCGCCAACGGTATCCAGGTATTTGAACCTGTCAAAAACAGTGAGAACTTCTCTATCAAGGCGCAGTCTTCCGGCGGCTCCGTCGAAAACCTTCGCACCACCAACGCCGGTCGTGTTGCATTCTCCACCGTTTATGCCGGTCATGTCTTTCTTGGTCGTAACGGCCAGATGAAAAATGATCCCCGCAAATACGAAAAAGTCATGGCCGTAGGCTACCTCTATGGTGCTCCTGCCCAGCTTGTCGTACGCAAGGGTTCCGGCATCAAGTCCACAAAGGACCTGGAAGGCAAGAAAGTCGGTGTCGGCAATGCCGGTTCTGGGGCATTTGCCAACTGTGAACTTTTCTTCACCCACATGGGCGTTTGGGACAAGATCCAACGAAACGCCATGGGTTACAATGACGCTGCTCAGGCTTTCGGTAACGAACAGCTCGACGCATTCTGGCTGTTTACCGCTTTTCCGTCCGGCGCTGTCATCATGGCTGCTCAGACCAATGACATCGAGCTCATTGATCTGGCCGCAGACGCCAATGCCACCGGTTACTTCGAGAAGTACCCCTACTTCGGTAAATTGTCCGTTCCCGCCGGTACATACCGTGGCGTGGATCAGGACGTTCCCTCCTTCTTTGACTCCGCCCTGCTCGTCGCCAATGCCGATGTGCCTGAAGAAGTCGTGTACGAGATGATGTCCGCTGTCTGGTCAGACGCTGGCCTCAAGCACATGCTCGAACAAAAGAAGACCTTCAAGGACATGTCGGTTGCCAACGGCATCAAGGGTATCGACCCCAACGTCATCCCTCTGCATCCCGGCGCAATCAAGTTCTGGAAAGAAAAGGGCGTCCTCAAATAG
- a CDS encoding TRAP transporter permease: protein MYDKLTKIEQFFFDFLSVGLVLFYSWSAIFEPAATQYHRGIYVIVTYILVFLIYKSRNLFFRIIDYLLMAASAVTIGYWIVNFEAINYRTGIETNLDQWMAMVGVLIGVELARRVVGNVFVVIGVGMLMFGMYGEHMPELIAHAGASFPELCTSIFYRSDGVFGIMANVLATYIILFVLFGAFLEKCGAQKFFIDFPLAAVGHKIGGPAKVSVIASGLFGSISGSAIANTVSTGAFTIPMMKKAGFKPHVAGGIEPAASIGGMFMPPIMGAGGFIMAEMTGLPYSHIMLVALFPAVMYFFSVFVMVHYEAKKSGVVGERYKYSAMQIFKKEWLYTLPLIFITIFMLAGYSPGYSAIVGLATCIGLSFKDEGQRIDPTLLCIMGLMVVSPWLVKLVGAAGGPEAMKAVKPFLSGRILLLYGLIMAAGVYAYRRQTVSGMKNELGGFVMAARMGTINSLKIGATVGVIGIIIGVLTYSGLVLTFADIVIELANGNLVATILLIALASLILGMGVPVTAAYLITAVVAVPALTHLGVNEVAAHMIVYWLSQDSNITPPVCIAAFAGATIAKANMWKTAFTSFKFAKFLYLAPFMFAYIPAFSLNAPPLQIVMWFSIITVCVFAYSWFMSGIWFSPLKKMFGGAST, encoded by the coding sequence ATGTACGACAAGTTGACAAAAATTGAGCAATTCTTTTTTGATTTTCTGTCCGTGGGCTTGGTCCTGTTCTACTCATGGTCCGCCATTTTCGAGCCTGCGGCCACCCAATACCATCGGGGTATTTATGTTATCGTGACCTATATCCTGGTCTTCCTGATCTACAAATCCAGAAACCTTTTTTTCCGTATAATTGATTACCTGCTCATGGCGGCATCGGCTGTCACCATAGGGTATTGGATCGTCAACTTCGAAGCCATCAACTACCGTACAGGTATTGAGACAAATCTGGACCAATGGATGGCCATGGTCGGCGTATTAATCGGCGTTGAACTGGCACGGCGCGTTGTGGGCAATGTCTTCGTCGTTATCGGCGTGGGCATGTTGATGTTTGGCATGTACGGCGAACATATGCCGGAACTCATTGCCCATGCGGGTGCGTCTTTCCCTGAATTATGCACCTCGATCTTCTATCGTTCAGACGGCGTATTCGGCATCATGGCGAATGTTCTGGCAACGTATATCATCCTGTTCGTGCTCTTTGGCGCGTTTCTGGAAAAATGCGGTGCGCAAAAATTCTTCATCGATTTCCCGCTGGCAGCAGTTGGACACAAGATAGGTGGTCCGGCCAAAGTATCGGTCATCGCTTCCGGCCTGTTCGGGTCCATATCCGGTTCGGCAATCGCTAACACAGTGTCCACAGGCGCATTCACCATTCCCATGATGAAAAAAGCGGGCTTCAAGCCGCATGTCGCAGGCGGTATCGAACCAGCGGCATCCATTGGCGGCATGTTCATGCCACCAATTATGGGCGCGGGTGGATTCATCATGGCGGAAATGACAGGGTTGCCCTATTCACACATCATGCTGGTCGCGCTTTTTCCGGCGGTCATGTACTTCTTCTCGGTTTTCGTCATGGTGCATTACGAAGCCAAGAAAAGCGGTGTCGTGGGTGAAAGGTACAAATACTCCGCCATGCAGATATTCAAGAAGGAGTGGCTCTACACACTGCCACTCATCTTCATCACCATCTTCATGCTTGCGGGTTATTCCCCCGGCTATTCCGCTATTGTGGGGCTGGCGACATGTATCGGCCTGTCCTTCAAGGATGAAGGCCAACGCATCGACCCGACTCTGCTCTGCATCATGGGGTTGATGGTTGTATCCCCATGGCTGGTCAAACTCGTGGGCGCCGCCGGTGGTCCCGAGGCCATGAAGGCCGTCAAACCATTCCTGTCTGGTCGTATCCTGTTGCTTTACGGACTAATCATGGCCGCAGGTGTGTATGCCTATCGCAGACAGACCGTATCCGGCATGAAGAACGAACTTGGCGGATTCGTGATGGCTGCCCGTATGGGAACCATCAACTCGCTCAAAATCGGTGCGACTGTCGGCGTTATCGGTATCATCATCGGCGTGCTGACGTACTCAGGTCTGGTGTTGACCTTTGCCGACATCGTCATTGAACTGGCAAACGGCAATCTGGTGGCGACTATCCTGCTCATCGCGCTGGCATCGCTCATTCTCGGCATGGGGGTCCCCGTCACTGCTGCTTATCTGATCACCGCTGTCGTGGCCGTGCCTGCGTTGACCCATTTGGGCGTCAACGAGGTGGCTGCACACATGATCGTGTACTGGCTGTCGCAGGATTCCAACATCACGCCCCCGGTCTGCATCGCAGCATTTGCGGGAGCGACCATTGCCAAAGCTAATATGTGGAAGACGGCGTTCACATCATTCAAGTTCGCCAAATTCCTGTACCTGGCACCCTTCATGTTCGCGTACATCCCGGCCTTCTCTCTGAATGCACCACCACTGCAAATCGTTATGTGGTTCTCCATCATAACAGTGTGTGTATTTGCATATTCCTGGTTCATGAGTGGCATCTGGTTCAGCCCGCTGAAAAAAATGTTCGGTGGCGCGTCTACTTAA
- a CDS encoding diguanylate cyclase codes for MEDGFYKGLLDSLSEGVYFLDLDRNVTYWNKAAERLSGYSAKEMIGKSCSDHVLRHVDCNGTELCLNGCPMLATMQEGKEQEASVFMHHKFGHRVPVLVRASPMRDSTGKIVGAVEIFSDNGENLDILKEIEELRKEILTDQLTGIGNRRYADISMERLDQTMQENSVPFGVLFVDIDHFKNVNDTWGHHVGDMVLAMVAQTLRSVLRPLDVACRWGGEEFVIFIANTTIEKMAVIAERLRMLIEHSWVEQEDDRIKVTASIGGALSANGERAESVVEKADNQLYLSKESGRNCTHINDVKYEAK; via the coding sequence ATGGAGGATGGATTTTATAAAGGTTTGCTCGATTCCCTTTCAGAAGGTGTCTATTTTTTGGATTTGGATCGCAATGTTACATATTGGAATAAAGCCGCTGAGCGATTGAGTGGGTATTCGGCCAAGGAAATGATTGGGAAAAGTTGTTCTGATCATGTCCTGCGCCATGTAGACTGTAATGGTACAGAACTTTGTCTGAATGGGTGTCCCATGTTGGCAACCATGCAAGAAGGGAAAGAGCAAGAGGCCAGTGTTTTTATGCACCACAAATTTGGACACCGCGTTCCAGTGCTTGTCCGAGCTTCTCCCATGCGGGACTCCACAGGTAAAATCGTCGGTGCTGTTGAAATCTTTTCCGACAATGGTGAAAATCTTGATATACTCAAAGAAATAGAAGAGCTTCGTAAAGAGATACTCACTGACCAACTCACTGGAATTGGCAATCGACGTTATGCAGATATTTCCATGGAACGACTCGATCAGACCATGCAGGAAAATAGTGTCCCATTCGGTGTTTTGTTTGTGGACATAGACCATTTTAAAAATGTCAACGATACGTGGGGACACCATGTCGGCGATATGGTCCTCGCTATGGTTGCGCAAACACTGCGGTCTGTACTCAGGCCTTTGGATGTTGCATGTCGCTGGGGCGGCGAAGAATTTGTTATTTTTATTGCCAACACAACGATCGAGAAAATGGCTGTTATCGCAGAGCGTCTGCGCATGCTCATCGAACACTCCTGGGTGGAACAGGAAGATGATCGCATCAAGGTCACGGCGTCTATCGGTGGGGCCCTTTCCGCAAACGGCGAACGAGCTGAAAGCGTAGTGGAGAAAGCCGATAATCAACTTTACTTGAGCAAGGAATCCGGTCGTAATTGTACGCATATCAATGACGTGAAATACGAAGCAAAGTGA
- a CDS encoding malic enzyme-like NAD(P)-binding protein translates to MALFTKQEALDYHSDKRKGKLEVISIKPCENQKHLSMAYSPGVAEACREIAADKEKVYDYTNKGNLVAVVSNGTAVLGLGNIGPEAGKPVMEGKGVLFKIFSDIDVYDINIDAKTPDEIVSFCKMLEPTFGGINLEDIKAPECFEIETRLKKEMGIPVFHDDQHGTAIISAAGIMNALEISGKKIEEIKIVVSGAGAAAIACSNLYVHMGIKRENIFMFDSRGLIHAGREGLNEFKQSFAQAEDRGSLADCMVGADMFLGLSVKDAINQDMVKTMADNAIIFACANPDPEIPYTDVKEVRPDIIMGTGRSDFPNQVNNVLGFPFIFRGALDCRASTINEEMKIAAADALAKLAKEPVAQDICDAYGVDSLDFGIDYIIPKPLDPRVLTWLAPAVAKAAMDTGVAKIQLDLDQYKKDLEARMEASKARTKAVVDSFDYDI, encoded by the coding sequence ATGGCACTGTTCACGAAGCAAGAGGCATTGGATTACCATTCCGACAAACGCAAGGGCAAACTGGAGGTCATCTCCATCAAGCCGTGCGAAAACCAGAAGCATCTGTCCATGGCATACAGCCCGGGCGTTGCCGAAGCATGCCGCGAAATTGCTGCGGACAAAGAAAAGGTCTACGACTACACCAACAAAGGGAACCTCGTTGCAGTCGTCTCCAACGGTACCGCCGTTCTGGGCCTTGGCAACATCGGCCCCGAAGCCGGTAAACCGGTCATGGAAGGCAAGGGCGTTCTGTTCAAAATTTTCTCTGATATCGATGTCTACGACATCAACATCGACGCCAAAACGCCTGATGAAATCGTTTCTTTCTGCAAAATGCTCGAACCCACCTTCGGCGGCATCAACCTCGAAGACATCAAGGCTCCCGAATGCTTTGAGATCGAGACCCGTCTCAAAAAAGAAATGGGTATTCCCGTTTTCCATGACGACCAGCACGGTACAGCCATCATTTCTGCCGCAGGAATCATGAATGCGCTCGAAATCTCCGGTAAAAAGATCGAAGAAATCAAGATCGTTGTTTCCGGTGCCGGAGCCGCTGCCATCGCCTGTTCCAATCTCTACGTTCACATGGGCATCAAGCGCGAAAACATCTTCATGTTCGATTCCCGTGGCCTGATCCACGCCGGACGCGAAGGTCTCAACGAATTCAAACAGAGCTTTGCTCAGGCTGAAGATCGCGGTTCTCTGGCCGACTGCATGGTTGGCGCCGACATGTTCCTGGGCCTGTCCGTCAAGGACGCCATCAATCAGGATATGGTCAAGACCATGGCCGATAATGCCATCATCTTTGCCTGCGCCAACCCCGATCCAGAAATTCCGTACACCGACGTCAAGGAAGTACGCCCCGACATCATCATGGGCACAGGTCGTTCCGACTTCCCCAACCAGGTGAACAACGTCCTCGGCTTCCCGTTCATCTTCCGCGGTGCGCTCGACTGCCGCGCCTCGACCATCAACGAAGAAATGAAAATAGCCGCTGCCGACGCTCTGGCCAAACTGGCCAAGGAACCCGTTGCTCAGGACATCTGCGACGCTTACGGCGTGGACAGTCTGGACTTCGGCATCGACTACATCATTCCCAAGCCGCTTGATCCGCGTGTGCTGACCTGGCTGGCTCCTGCTGTTGCCAAGGCCGCCATGGATACCGGCGTTGCCAAAATCCAGCTCGACCTCGACCAGTACAAGAAAGACCTCGAAGCCCGTATGGAAGCTTCCAAAGCCCGTACCAAGGCCGTGGTCGATTCCTTCGATTACGACATCTAG